A window of Kwoniella newhampshirensis strain CBS 13917 chromosome 9, whole genome shotgun sequence contains these coding sequences:
- a CDS encoding orotidine 5'-phosphate decarboxylase produces the protein MSAPHPTTLKPYSARIELHANPTARRILEIMDRKKTNLAVSVDVTTTAEALEVVRRVGASVCMVKTHCDIIEDFTLDFANELVKLSKQLDFVIFEDRKFADIGNTVSLQYSAGHHRIASWSDLTNAHSVPGPGIIAGLSSVGLPLGRGLLLLAEMSSKGSLAVGSYTEQTMKMARGAGRDFVIGFIAQNRVDTNSGEGEDWLIMSPGVGLVSIGDKLGQQYRTPREVVYDSGADIIIVGRGIYGIQGGEQAVKDEAERYRTEGWKAYEERLGRK, from the exons ATGTCCGCACCCCACCCCACCACCCTCAAGCCTTACTCTGCCCGTATCGAGCTTCACGCCAATCCCACAGCTCGTCGCATCCTCGAGATCATGGAtaggaagaagaccaaCCTCGCGGTCAGCGTTGATGTCACCACCACTGCCGAGGCGTTGGAAGTGGTCAGGAGGGTCGGAGCAAGTGTCTGTAtggtcaag ACGCATTGcgacatcatcgaagaCTTCACTTTGGATTTCGCCAACGAGCTCGTCAAGTTGTCCAAGCAGCTCGACTTTGTCATTTTCGAGGACCGAAAGTTTGCCGAtattg GCAACACCGTCTCCCTCCAATACTCTGCGGGCCACCACCGTATCGCTTCCTGGTCCGATCTCACCAACGCCCACTCCGTCCCTGGACCAGGCATCATTGCCGGTCTCTCCTCTGTTGGTCTACCTCTCGGACGGGgtctgctcctcctcgccgAAATGTCTTCCAAGGGGTCCTTGGCAGTCGGATCATACACCGAACAAACTATGAAAATGGCTCGAGGAGCAGGTCGAGATTTCGTGATTGGTTTCATCGCCCAGAACCGTGTCGATACGAATAGtggcgaaggagaagattggtTGATCATGTCTCCGGGAGTCGGGCTGGTCAGTATAGGTGACAAGTTGGGACAACAATATCGGACTCCGAGAGAAGTGGTCTATGATTCAGGGGCAGATATCATCATtgttggaagagggattTACGGTATACAAGGAGGTGAACAAGCCGTCAAAGATGAGGCGGAAAGGTATAGAACCGAAGGCTGGAAAGCGTACGAGGAGAGACTGGGCAGAAAGTGA